GTCGAGACTCCGTGCGTGAACTTGACGTGCTGCTCAGGCCACTATGGGCGATACCGATTCTGTTCCTCTTTATTCGGGTTCGCATGGCCGAATCCCTGCTTTGGTTCGGTGTTGCTCTTGGCGCGATCGCCGTCGGTTTGAGCGCACTTTACGAGTACTTGATGGTCGATCATTACGTCCGTGCAGACGGAGCGACCAGCGCGGTCACCTTCGGCAATACAGCGCTGTTGATGGGCATCATGTCAGCGATCGGTATTCCATACTTCAGAAAGCTCGGAAAGCCCTGGATCATCCTTCCTGCCGTTGCGTTGATGCTGGGTCTTTTGGCAAGCCTGCTCTCGGGTACGCGAGGTGGTTGGGTGGCTTTGCCTGCGTTGGTGCTGCTGTTGTTATGGCATTTCAGCAGAACGGGTTATGCGAAGGCATCGCTGACAACCGCTGTTATTCTTGCGATCGGTATTGGTTCAGTGTTGTTGTTGCCCCAGACAGGTGTGACGGACCGGGTAGAACTGGCCGTCACCGAGTTCAACCGGTATGTCGATGATCCGATGGAACATGGCGACACTTCGGTCGGGACACGGCTGGCACTCTGGCACGCATCCTGGAACATGTTTCTGGAGCAGCCGGTTTTCGGTGGCGGTATTGGTCATTCCTTTAACGCCTATCTGAAGGAACAGGTCGCCCTTGGCAACTATCATCCAACGCTAGTGAAGCAGACCATGCCACACAACGTATTCCTGGACACGCTTGCTTTGCAAGGGATTGTCGGACTTGCCGGACTTTTCGGTTTATGGGGCGCGCTGGGAATGGTTTTTGTAAAAGCAGTCTTTGCGCAAGCAACTGAACTGCGAACGCTGGGCGCGGCAGGGTTGGCGCTGCTGGTTGGTTATGCCCTTTTCGGGCTCACCGACTCGGTGATGGGCTACGGGCCTCCGCTGGTTTTTTTCTGCCTTTACGCCGTTTTGATTGTTTATCTTATTGCCGAGGTGCGCCAGAAGGGAATGGAGCGCGCCGTTTAATTTCAGAACACCGTGAGTGACATTGGGTGTGGCATAAAGGCTGACC
This genomic stretch from Marinobacter halotolerans harbors:
- a CDS encoding O-antigen ligase family protein encodes the protein MQPQTMDKTTPGTLNLIVSVILLAIPVLLLLVSSGGSTPYHIAAVIGLACLAIRRPRMPRALDADERMACLGFAAFTAAVLISLVETGFRRDSVRELDVLLRPLWAIPILFLFIRVRMAESLLWFGVALGAIAVGLSALYEYLMVDHYVRADGATSAVTFGNTALLMGIMSAIGIPYFRKLGKPWIILPAVALMLGLLASLLSGTRGGWVALPALVLLLLWHFSRTGYAKASLTTAVILAIGIGSVLLLPQTGVTDRVELAVTEFNRYVDDPMEHGDTSVGTRLALWHASWNMFLEQPVFGGGIGHSFNAYLKEQVALGNYHPTLVKQTMPHNVFLDTLALQGIVGLAGLFGLWGALGMVFVKAVFAQATELRTLGAAGLALLVGYALFGLTDSVMGYGPPLVFFCLYAVLIVYLIAEVRQKGMERAV